A window from Flavobacterium sp. 83 encodes these proteins:
- a CDS encoding DUF721 domain-containing protein, whose translation MAKRLNNQSTIGDVLKQIIQVNKLQPGMDQIDVKDAWKNLMGNGVNSYTNNVVLKGSTLYVELTSSVLREELSHGRSKIVAMINEELRRDVVKDVVLR comes from the coding sequence ATGGCAAAAAGGTTAAATAATCAGAGTACGATAGGGGATGTTTTGAAACAAATTATTCAAGTGAATAAACTACAACCAGGAATGGATCAGATTGACGTTAAAGATGCATGGAAAAATCTTATGGGCAATGGTGTGAATAGTTATACTAATAATGTGGTTTTGAAAGGTAGTACGTTGTATGTGGAGTTAACGTCGTCAGTATTAAGGGAAGAATTAAGTCATGGGAGGTCAAAAATCGTCGCCATGATTAATGAGGAACTGCGTCGGGATGTGGTTAAAGATGTTGTTTTGCGTTAG
- a CDS encoding nucleoside-diphosphate kinase has product MATNRTFTMIKPDAVANGHIGNILAMITTAGFKIISLKLTQLTVADAQTFYEVHAARPFYGELVEFMSRGPIVAAILEKDNAVEDFRTLIGATNPAEAAEGTIRKAYATSIGENAVHGSDSDENAAIEGAFHFAGREQF; this is encoded by the coding sequence ATGGCTACAAATAGAACTTTTACAATGATTAAACCTGACGCTGTTGCTAACGGACACATCGGGAACATACTTGCTATGATTACTACTGCAGGTTTCAAAATCATTTCTTTGAAATTAACACAATTAACTGTTGCTGATGCTCAAACATTTTATGAAGTTCACGCTGCAAGACCTTTTTACGGTGAATTAGTTGAATTCATGTCAAGAGGACCAATTGTTGCTGCTATTTTAGAAAAAGACAACGCTGTTGAAGATTTCAGAACTTTAATTGGTGCTACAAATCCTGCCGAAGCTGCGGAAGGGACTATCCGTAAAGCATATGCAACTTCTATTGGAGAAAATGCAGTTCACGGTTCTGATAGCGATGAAAATGCAGCTATAGAAGGTGCTTTCCATTTTGCTGGAAGAGAGCAATTTTAA
- a CDS encoding MFS transporter: protein MKDNLKPNTENSLKHVLFGSLIGTTIEFFDFYIYANAAVLVFPQLFFPSTDSTNSVLLSLATFSIAFLSRPLGSAVFGHYGDKIGRKTTLVIALLTMGISTVSIGFLPSYSSIGIAAPLLLMLCRFGQGVGLGGEWGGAVLLAIENAPPNKRAWYGMFPQLGAPIGLLLSGGTFLILTDTMSADAFLDYGWRIPFIASSLLVVVGFYIRLKITETPAFENSKKEQEEVKIPFFTLLKFYKNQLIFGTFAAITTFLVFYLMTVFTLSWATSDLGYSKRDFLLMQLFSVLFFALFIPVSALIADRIGRRKMLLYATIAIAIFGFAFSFFLNSGSTILVTLFLCVGMALMGFTYGPLGTFLSELFPTTVRYSGTSLAFNLAGIIGAAFAPMIAIWLATQYSLTYVGFYLSTAACISLFSLLMISKEEHKF, encoded by the coding sequence ATGAAAGATAATTTAAAACCTAATACAGAAAATTCATTAAAACATGTTCTTTTTGGCAGTTTAATAGGTACAACTATAGAGTTTTTTGATTTTTATATTTATGCAAATGCCGCAGTTTTGGTTTTTCCTCAATTGTTTTTTCCTTCAACAGATAGTACCAATTCGGTTTTGTTATCCTTAGCGACGTTTTCGATTGCGTTTCTTTCTAGACCTCTCGGTTCAGCGGTTTTTGGTCATTATGGAGATAAAATCGGTCGTAAGACAACTTTAGTAATTGCTTTGTTGACGATGGGTATTTCAACGGTAAGTATTGGTTTCTTGCCCAGTTATTCCAGCATTGGAATAGCTGCTCCCTTATTATTAATGTTGTGCCGTTTTGGTCAGGGAGTTGGTTTAGGTGGCGAATGGGGTGGAGCGGTATTGTTGGCGATAGAAAATGCTCCGCCTAATAAACGTGCTTGGTACGGTATGTTTCCACAATTAGGAGCTCCAATAGGTTTGTTGCTTTCGGGAGGAACTTTCTTGATTTTGACCGATACGATGAGTGCCGATGCTTTTCTTGATTATGGATGGAGAATTCCGTTTATAGCGAGTTCGTTATTGGTTGTTGTAGGTTTTTATATTCGATTAAAAATTACTGAAACTCCTGCTTTCGAAAATTCTAAAAAAGAACAAGAAGAAGTGAAAATCCCATTTTTCACTTTATTGAAGTTTTATAAAAATCAGTTAATTTTTGGCACATTTGCAGCTATAACTACTTTCTTAGTATTTTATCTTATGACGGTATTTACGCTAAGTTGGGCAACATCAGATTTGGGTTATTCTAAAAGAGATTTTTTATTGATGCAATTGTTTTCGGTATTATTTTTTGCGCTTTTTATTCCAGTTTCTGCTTTAATTGCAGATAGAATAGGACGAAGAAAAATGCTTCTTTATGCTACAATTGCTATTGCTATTTTTGGTTTTGCATTTTCTTTTTTCTTAAACTCAGGCAGTACCATTCTAGTGACTTTGTTTTTATGTGTTGGTATGGCTTTGATGGGATTTACGTATGGTCCTTTGGGTACTTTCTTGTCGGAATTGTTTCCTACTACCGTTCGTTATTCGGGTACCTCTCTGGCATTTAATTTGGCAGGAATCATCGGAGCAGCTTTTGCGCCTATGATTGCGATTTGGTTGGCGACGCAATATAGTTTGACGTATGTTGGTTTTTATTTGAGTACCGCAGCCTGTATCTCTTTATTTTCGTTGTTGATGATTAGCAAAGAAGAACATAAGTTTTAA
- the bshC gene encoding bacillithiol biosynthesis cysteine-adding enzyme BshC codes for MPTDCISYQNSGYFSPLMNDYLAQKTNLQSLYNRFPTLENFEGQIQEKHANFNDTSRKTLVSVLQKQYLNIEASVLTKQNIDALSNTNTFTVTTGHQLNLFSGPLYFLYKIISTINLTTELKVKYPTYNFVPIYWMATEDHDFEEINYFNFKGKKFRWNTESTGPVGRLSTESLDEFLEIFTLEIGSSLNANTIKKLFEDSYIKHDNLADATRFLANALFGTYGLVILDADNQELKRNFIPFVKEELLHQSSHPLVLETAEKLKEYTIQVNPREINLFYIEDTLRERIVFENNTYKVNHTKIEFSEAEILALLENHPEKFSPNVIMRPLYQEVILPNLCYIGGGGEIAYWLELKSFFAAAKVPFPILLLRNSVLLATEKQAKKADKLNLTWTDLFSKQADLINNKTKQLSEFPIDLTNLKEQLKTQFEVLYEVANKTDESFIGAVKAQEVKQNKGLENLEKRLLKAQKRKLTDILQRIIDLQNELFPNQSLQERQANFSEFYLENGENLIPTLVKKLKPLNNRFETIEL; via the coding sequence ATGCCAACCGACTGTATCAGCTATCAGAATTCCGGATATTTCTCTCCTTTGATGAATGATTATTTAGCTCAAAAAACAAACTTACAATCCTTATATAACAGATTTCCAACGCTTGAAAACTTTGAAGGGCAAATTCAGGAGAAGCATGCAAATTTTAATGACACATCCAGAAAAACATTAGTTTCCGTTTTACAAAAACAATATTTGAATATTGAAGCTTCGGTTTTAACGAAACAAAATATTGATGCTTTAAGTAATACAAATACATTTACAGTCACTACAGGACATCAATTAAATTTATTCAGCGGTCCTCTTTACTTTTTATATAAGATAATTTCGACTATTAATTTAACAACCGAATTAAAAGTAAAATATCCAACCTACAACTTCGTTCCCATTTATTGGATGGCAACCGAAGACCATGACTTTGAAGAAATTAATTATTTCAATTTTAAAGGAAAAAAATTCAGATGGAATACTGAAAGTACTGGGCCTGTTGGTCGATTATCCACTGAAAGTCTAGATGAATTTCTTGAAATATTTACATTAGAAATTGGTTCCAGTTTGAATGCAAATACCATAAAAAAACTATTTGAGGATTCTTATATCAAACATGATAATCTAGCCGATGCTACAAGATTTTTGGCAAATGCATTGTTTGGAACTTACGGCTTAGTAATTTTGGATGCTGATAATCAAGAATTAAAACGCAACTTTATTCCTTTTGTAAAAGAAGAATTACTGCACCAATCCTCACATCCATTGGTACTTGAAACTGCCGAAAAACTAAAAGAGTATACCATTCAAGTAAACCCTCGAGAAATCAATTTATTTTATATCGAGGATACACTTCGCGAACGCATCGTTTTTGAAAATAACACATACAAAGTAAACCATACTAAAATTGAATTTTCGGAGGCTGAAATTCTGGCACTTTTAGAAAACCATCCAGAAAAATTCAGCCCTAATGTGATTATGCGTCCGTTGTATCAGGAAGTAATTTTACCCAATTTATGTTACATTGGCGGAGGCGGAGAAATTGCGTATTGGCTGGAACTGAAATCATTTTTTGCTGCTGCAAAAGTCCCTTTTCCAATACTCTTACTTCGAAATTCAGTGTTATTAGCAACCGAAAAACAAGCTAAAAAAGCAGACAAACTGAATTTAACTTGGACTGATTTATTTTCAAAACAAGCCGATTTAATTAATAATAAAACGAAGCAATTATCGGAATTTCCAATCGATTTAACCAATCTGAAAGAGCAACTTAAAACACAATTTGAAGTACTTTATGAAGTTGCAAATAAAACGGATGAATCTTTCATTGGAGCAGTAAAAGCACAGGAAGTAAAGCAAAATAAGGGATTAGAAAATCTTGAAAAACGATTGTTAAAGGCTCAAAAAAGAAAATTAACCGATATTTTACAACGTATTATTGACTTACAAAACGAATTGTTTCCTAACCAAAGTTTACAAGAACGTCAAGCAAATTTCTCAGAATTCTATTTGGAAAATGGCGAAAATCTGATTCCAACACTAGTCAAAAAACTCAAGCCATTGAACAATAGATTCGAAACTATTGAACTATAA